From one Leifsonia sp. Root1293 genomic stretch:
- a CDS encoding ferritin family protein — protein sequence MSTDQYHEPPGELPQATRTFARMCASLSEEAEAIGWYEQRIAVEQDDSARAIMLDSLAEEYKHFSMELEFLMRQKPLWRETARGVLFQDGDIVENGEAAESAAGG from the coding sequence ATGTCGACCGATCAGTACCACGAGCCGCCCGGCGAACTCCCCCAGGCCACCAGGACCTTCGCCCGCATGTGCGCGAGCCTGTCGGAGGAAGCCGAGGCGATCGGCTGGTACGAGCAGCGCATAGCCGTCGAGCAGGACGACAGCGCGCGAGCCATCATGCTCGACTCGCTCGCCGAGGAGTACAAGCACTTCAGCATGGAACTCGAGTTCCTCATGCGCCAGAAGCCGCTGTGGCGGGAGACCGCGCGGGGCGTCCTGTTCCAGGACGGCGACATCGTGGAGAACGGCGAGGCCGCCGAGTCCGCCGCCGGCGGCTAG
- a CDS encoding putative quinol monooxygenase gives MSASESDGRGVVAAPVVAAGPAQAGRVALLATFTARPGQAASVEQLLLGLTARVRAEPGNLVFDPSRGAGDPDRFTVYEVYEDRAAFEAHIAADYGAVFNAALAPLIVEDGSQLEFLSPLVGAD, from the coding sequence CGGGCGCGGTGTGGTGGCCGCGCCCGTCGTGGCGGCCGGGCCTGCCCAGGCGGGCAGGGTGGCGCTCCTCGCCACCTTCACCGCCCGGCCCGGGCAGGCTGCATCCGTCGAGCAGCTCCTCCTCGGTCTCACGGCACGAGTGCGCGCGGAGCCGGGAAACCTGGTGTTCGATCCATCGCGCGGGGCCGGCGATCCCGACCGGTTCACCGTCTACGAGGTGTACGAGGATCGTGCGGCGTTCGAGGCGCACATCGCAGCCGACTACGGCGCGGTGTTCAACGCCGCACTGGCGCCGCTCATCGTCGAGGACGGATCGCAGCTCGAGTTCCTGTCGCCCCTCGTCGGCGCCGACTGA
- a CDS encoding molybdopterin-dependent oxidoreductase: MTDAREPGSGGRAAGATASAPPDGGTFWLSALVGVIAAGVTLGVAELVAVFVGAASSPIFAVGAWVIDLVPGWFKTLVIDLFGTADKAVLLLSLALLILVLAALAGVLEYRRPPWGMVVLIVVAGVAALAVVTRPEASGILALSTVVGMVAGVVVLRALTRRLHRWRDRTRPISAAVPGTAALDRRSFVVYASVAAVGAAIVGFGARMANAGSTAVSTVRTALKLPAPATPAEAIPAGAELDLPNLSTYVTPNAEFYRIDTALQVPSVDPSTWKLRIVGMVENETEITWDQLLALPLTEHLATLSCVSNEVGGGLIGNALWLGYPIRELLALAKPTAGADMVLSRSADGWTAGTPLDVLQDAGTEALLAVGMNGEPLPIEHGFPVRMVVPGLYGYVSATKWVTELKVTTFADDFGYWSDKGWSEKGPIKTESRIDTPRGGTVPAGTVAVAGVAWSPHTGIDAVEVRIDDGPWQKARLADTASADTWRQWVFEWDAPAGSHTIEVRATDASGYMQTSKQAPPAPDGATGWHRVDVTVS; the protein is encoded by the coding sequence GGCGGCACGTTCTGGCTCTCCGCCCTCGTCGGCGTGATCGCGGCCGGCGTCACCCTGGGGGTCGCCGAACTCGTCGCCGTCTTCGTGGGGGCAGCGAGCAGCCCGATCTTCGCCGTGGGCGCCTGGGTGATCGACCTCGTGCCCGGGTGGTTCAAGACGCTCGTCATCGACCTGTTCGGCACAGCGGACAAGGCGGTGCTGCTGCTGAGTCTCGCCCTGCTCATCCTCGTGCTCGCGGCCCTCGCGGGAGTGCTCGAGTACCGCCGACCCCCGTGGGGCATGGTGGTGCTCATCGTCGTGGCGGGTGTCGCCGCCCTCGCCGTGGTGACGCGGCCGGAGGCCAGCGGCATCCTGGCCCTGTCGACCGTGGTCGGCATGGTCGCCGGCGTCGTGGTGCTGCGCGCCCTCACCCGGCGCCTGCACCGCTGGCGCGATCGCACCCGACCGATCTCGGCAGCGGTCCCCGGCACGGCGGCACTCGACCGGCGATCCTTCGTCGTCTACGCCTCGGTCGCCGCCGTGGGTGCAGCGATCGTCGGCTTCGGTGCCCGAATGGCCAATGCCGGATCGACCGCGGTCTCCACCGTGCGCACGGCTCTGAAGCTCCCAGCACCGGCGACGCCCGCCGAGGCGATCCCGGCCGGGGCAGAACTCGACCTCCCGAACCTGAGCACCTACGTCACACCGAACGCGGAGTTCTACCGCATCGACACGGCTCTGCAGGTTCCGTCGGTAGACCCGTCGACGTGGAAGCTGCGCATAGTCGGCATGGTCGAGAACGAGACCGAGATCACCTGGGACCAGCTCCTCGCCCTGCCGCTCACCGAGCATCTGGCCACACTGAGTTGCGTCTCGAACGAGGTCGGTGGCGGCCTCATCGGCAATGCCCTCTGGTTGGGATACCCCATCCGTGAACTGCTCGCCCTGGCCAAGCCGACGGCCGGTGCCGACATGGTGCTCTCGCGGAGCGCCGACGGCTGGACCGCGGGCACTCCCCTCGACGTGCTGCAGGATGCGGGTACCGAGGCCCTGCTCGCCGTGGGCATGAACGGCGAGCCACTGCCCATCGAGCACGGCTTCCCCGTGCGCATGGTCGTGCCCGGCCTCTACGGCTACGTCTCGGCCACCAAGTGGGTCACGGAGCTGAAGGTCACGACCTTCGCCGACGACTTCGGCTACTGGAGCGACAAGGGCTGGTCCGAGAAGGGCCCGATCAAGACGGAGTCGCGCATCGACACTCCCCGCGGCGGCACCGTGCCCGCCGGCACCGTCGCCGTGGCCGGCGTCGCCTGGTCGCCGCACACCGGCATCGACGCCGTCGAGGTGCGCATCGACGATGGACCGTGGCAGAAGGCCAGACTTGCCGACACGGCGTCGGCCGACACCTGGCGACAGTGGGTCTTCGAGTGGGACGCACCAGCCGGCTCCCACACCATCGAGGTGCGAGCCACGGATGCCTCCGGCTACATGCAGACGTCGAAGCAGGCGCCGCCGGCCCCCGACGGCGCGACCGGCTGGCATCGGGTCGACGTCACCGTCTCCTAG